A genomic segment from Dermacentor silvarum isolate Dsil-2018 chromosome 11, BIME_Dsil_1.4, whole genome shotgun sequence encodes:
- the LOC119433629 gene encoding uncharacterized protein LOC119433629 yields MERIKGKRATQRALHTRLRNEASQLIESSHFSAPALRVLHDRLKNCNDGLRVLNEQLEGYLTDEQASEDYISVADYEDNAATTLSLLCRHIEQLQSQTTADRGLPTPNDASASGTISGHRALGDTSTPVVGASRLPKLDLVPFNGRVQQCQPFWDMFKHAVHENTCLTNIDRFHYLKTLLAGPAAKAIEGIQMTDASYADAIEILTNRFGNVRIIEQKYLENLRMLRPVRFSTDVTAMRDLLDTVHINVRGLKALGRSELSYAAMLVEILTKAIPNDIVVEHYKRQSLLQKPDEIQSSETELRQLLDFLRLEVEAREKSGHQDSCVRDTHDGRRDRKICAPPTASVLHNESSKTKDSRKEERHQEMCPSDDRTDFRSIGMAITYPDLVHPWDRGVVDQELDIDVLLAHD; encoded by the exons ATGGAGCGGATCAAGGGCAAGCGAGCAACCCAACGAGCTTTGCACACGCGTCTCCGAAACGAGGCAAGCCAACTCATAGAATCGAGTCATTTTAGCGCTCCGGCGCTTCGAGTGCTGCATGACagactgaagaactgcaacgacGGACTACGGGTGCTCAACGAACAGTTGGAGGGTTACCTCACGGACGAGCAAGCATCCGAAGACTACATCTCGGTCGCGGATTATGAAGACAACGCGGCAACAACCTTGTCCCTTCTCTGTCGCCACATCGAACAACTTCAGTCTCAAACAACCGCGGATCGAGGCCTACcgacacctaacgacgcctcagctTCAGGTACGATCTCGGGACATCGTGCCCTCGGTGATACCTCAACACCAGTTGTCGGTGCTTCTCGACTTCCGAAGCTAGACTTGGTTCCTTTCAATGGAAGAGTGCAACAGTGTCAGCCCTTCTGGGACATGTTCAAGCATGCCGTCCACGAAAATACCTGTTTAACGAACATCGACCGCTTTCACTACTTGAAAACCCTTTTGGCTGGACCAGCGGCCAAAGCGATCGAGGGAATTCAAATGACGGACGCATCATATGCAGATGCCATCGAAATTCTAACCAACCGCTTCGGCAACGTGAGGATCATCGAGCAGAAGTACTTGGAGAATCTTCGAATGCTGAGACCAGTGAGGTTTTCTACTGACGTGACCGCTATGAGGGATCTCCTGGACACCGTACACATTAACGTGAGAGGTCTCAAGGCTCTTGGACGATCGGAGCTTTCATACGCTGCGATGCTCGTCGAGATTCTAACGAAAGCAATCCCCAATGACATCGTGGTGGAACACTACAAGCGACAGAGCTTACTACAAAAGCCCGATGAGATCCAGTCGTCAGAGACGGAGCTGCGCCAACTATTGGATTTTCTCCGACTAGAGGTCGAAGCTCGTGAAAAGAGTGGTCACCAGGATTCCTGCGTTCGCGACACGCACGATGGAAGGCGTGACAGGAAGATCTGTGCCCCGCCTACCGCCTCCGTGTTACACAACGAATCCAGCAAGACGAAAG ATTCTCGAAAAGAAGAACGACACCAAGAGATGTGTCCTTCAGACGACCGCACGGATTTTCGATCCATTGGGATGGCTATCACC TATCCTGATCTTGTCCACCCTTGGGACCGGGGTGTTGTTGACCAGGAGCTGGATATTGACGTGCTGCTTGCTCATGATTAG